One Brassica napus cultivar Da-Ae chromosome A5, Da-Ae, whole genome shotgun sequence DNA window includes the following coding sequences:
- the LOC106454405 gene encoding WRKY transcription factor 23-like produces MEFTSFHQPSLQSIWDFGEEERDSLGFMELLGSQHHSLLLETLQPQAQPFEKLSSSDLTILQAPPSNATADKYVTSKVESLCSDINPPATPNSSSISSASSEAVDEDKAKREENEEHEQKKSDTNKQLKPKKNSQKRQREARIAFMTKSEVDHLEDGYRWRKYGQKAVKNSPFPRSYYRCTTASCNVKKRVERSFRDPSTVVTTYEGQHTHISPLTSRPISSGGFFFGSSGVASNLGNFGFPMESSTLIYPQFQQLVHYNQQQQQQQELFPCFGGVGEYVTRHADAYGDDERVKKSRGLGKDNGLLQDVVPSHMLKEE; encoded by the exons aTGGAGTTTACGAGTTTTCATCAGCCGTCGTTGCAAAGCATTTGGGATTTTGGAGAGGAGGAGAGGGATTCGTTAGGGTTTATGGAGTTACTAGGTTCTCAGCACCATTCACTCCTTCTCGAAACGCTCCAACCGCAAGCGCAACCGTTTGAGAAACTGTCTTCTTCTGATTTAACTATTCTCCAAGCCCCACCCTCAAATGCGACTGCTGATAAGTATGTGACGTCGAAAGTGGAATCTTTGTGTTCGGATATAAATCCACCGGCTACACCAAACTCCTCGTCCATTTCTTCGGCGTCAAGCGAGGCTGTAGACGAAGACAAAGcgaaaagagaagaaaatgagGAACATGAACAGAAGAAGAGTGATACTAATAAACA GTTGAAGCCAAAGAAAAATAGCCAGAAGAGGCAGAGAGAGGCAAGAATAGCGTTCATGACAAAGAGTGAGGTTGATCATCTCGAAGATGGTTATCGCTGGAGAAAATATGGTCAAAAAGCTGTTAAAAATAGTCCTTTTCCCAG GAGTTACTACCGTTGCACAACGGCCTCATGTAACGTGAAAAAGAGAGTGGAGAGATCATTCCGAGATCCAAGCACAGTGGTTACAACCTACGAAGGTCAACACACACACATTAGTCCACTCACGTCTCGTCCAATTTCCTCTGGAGGCTTCTTCTTCGGATCATCAGGGGTTGCTTCAAATCTCGGTAACTTTGGGTTTCCAATGGAGAGCTCGACACTGATATATCCTCAATTCCAACAGCTTGTCCATtacaaccaacaacaacaacaacaacaagaactgTTTCCTTGTTTTGGAGGAGTTGGCGAGTACGTTACTAGACACGCAGATGCATATGGTGATGATGAACGTGTGAAGAAGAGTCGAGGTTTGGGCAAAGATAATGGACTTCTTCAAGATGTTGTCCCCTCTCATATGTTGAAGGAAGAGTAA
- the LOC111216107 gene encoding long chain acyl-CoA synthetase 1, whose product MKGFRRLFRSLTQEGDSSSMLFINSKLHLQIGDIGEILPNGVLRIIDRKKNLIKLSQGEYVALEHLESIYGQNAIVQDIWVYGDSFKSVLVAVIVPNPETVNRWANDFGFTKPFEELCSISELQEHILLELKSTAEKNKLSKFEYIKAVTVEAKPFDIERGFVTATLKNQRKNLLKFYRFQYLNFT is encoded by the exons ATGAAGGGATTCAGAAGGCTCTTCAGGAGCTTAACCCAAGAAGGAGACTCATCCTCTATGCTCTTTATAAATAGTAAGCTTCACTTACAAATAGGAGACATAGGTGAGATTCTTCCAAACGGAGTACTCAGGATCATCGACCGTAAGAAGAATCTGATCAAACTCTCACAAGGAGAATATGTTGCTCTTGAGCATTTGGAAAGCATCTACGGACAAAACGCGATTGTCCAAGAT ATATGGGTTTATGGAGACAGCTTCAAATCTGTGCTTGTCGCCGTGATTGTTCCAAATCCAGAAACCGTGAACCGGTGGGCTAATGACTTCGGCTTTACTAAACCATTCGAAGAACTCTGTTCTATCTCGGAGCTACAAGAACACATCCTCTTAGAACTGAAGTCCACGGCAGAGAAGAACAAG CTAAGCAAGTTTGAGTACATTAAAGCGGTGACGGTGGAGGCAAAACCTTTCGACATTGAGAGAGGCTTCGTGACTGCGACGCTCAAGAACCAGAGGAAAAATCTTCTCAAGTTCTACAGGTTTCAATATCTTAATTTCACTTAA
- the LOC106454406 gene encoding transcription factor UPBEAT1-like → MGVTLEGQRKESVWVSMRRQRARRALVKKIMIRPKKNLEASRRPCRAIHKRVKTLKELVPNTKSSEGLDGLFRQTADYILALEMKVRVMQTIVQVLTETDCM, encoded by the coding sequence ATGGGAGTAACCTTAGAAGGTCAAAGAAAGGAATCAGTTTGGGTGTCGATGAGAAGACAAAGAGCACGAAGGGCCCTTGTGAAGAAGATCATGATCCGACCGAAAAAGAATCTAGAGGCTTCTAGAAGACCATGTCGTGCGATTCATAAACGAGTCAAGACGCTGAAAGAGCTTGTTCCGAACACCAAATCATCAGAAGGTTTGGATGGACTCTTTAGACAGACGGCAGATTATATTTTGGCTTTGGAAATGAAAGTGAGAGTTATGCAGACAATCGTTCAGGTTTTGACCGAAACTGATTGTATGTAA